The following coding sequences lie in one Thermosulfuriphilus ammonigenes genomic window:
- a CDS encoding sigma-54-dependent transcriptional regulator codes for MKENYRILVVDDEPSFLNLLVSILREEGYNVRKASEAREALKLIAHFLPHLVITDLKMPEIDGHQLMERVRREHPEIDFIVITAFGSVESAVRAMKDGALDYLSKPLSSPDELRAVVAKAYERYRLLRENLALKAGSAGLPPLEIVFAGMEPLLEDIRAVAPTKATVLLLGESGTGKTLVARVIHELSGREGPFVEINCAALPENLLEAELFGYEKGAFTGAVRGKKGRFELADGGAVFLDEVAELPAGAQAKLLRVLQDGTFERLGGLSTLKVDVRLIAATNRDLTKMVREGRFREDLFFRLNVFPLEIPPLRERIQALPVIIQYLLKEITTELGKEIKDIDPEGLKALKNYSFPGNIRELRNILERAVILSRDGVLRLNPGQGSLKDDSLEPGEIPAANLKEIERRAIEAALKKTGGHRRRAAELLGISLRTLHYKIKAYDIKL; via the coding sequence GTGAAGGAAAATTATCGCATCCTGGTGGTGGACGATGAGCCCTCGTTTCTCAACCTCCTGGTAAGTATCCTTCGTGAGGAGGGCTACAATGTCAGGAAGGCCTCCGAGGCCCGGGAGGCCCTTAAGCTTATCGCCCACTTTCTGCCCCATCTGGTGATCACTGATCTCAAAATGCCGGAAATAGACGGTCACCAGCTTATGGAGAGAGTCAGACGCGAGCACCCGGAGATTGATTTCATCGTCATTACCGCCTTTGGATCGGTGGAGTCAGCCGTCAGGGCCATGAAGGATGGGGCTCTGGACTACCTGAGCAAGCCCCTTTCTAGCCCCGATGAGTTGCGGGCGGTGGTAGCCAAGGCCTATGAAAGGTATCGTCTCCTGCGGGAGAACCTGGCCCTTAAGGCCGGGTCTGCTGGTCTTCCCCCTCTTGAAATTGTCTTTGCCGGTATGGAACCTCTCCTTGAGGATATTCGGGCCGTTGCCCCTACCAAGGCTACAGTGCTTCTTCTGGGAGAGTCCGGTACCGGTAAGACTCTGGTGGCCAGGGTTATCCATGAGCTTTCTGGACGTGAGGGTCCCTTTGTGGAGATAAACTGCGCCGCCCTGCCCGAAAACCTCCTTGAGGCCGAACTTTTTGGCTATGAGAAGGGGGCCTTTACCGGGGCCGTAAGGGGAAAGAAGGGGCGTTTTGAGCTGGCCGACGGGGGGGCTGTCTTTCTAGATGAGGTGGCCGAACTTCCTGCCGGAGCCCAGGCTAAACTCTTGCGGGTCCTTCAGGATGGTACCTTTGAGCGCTTGGGGGGGCTCTCCACCCTCAAGGTTGATGTAAGACTCATCGCCGCCACCAATCGCGACCTGACCAAGATGGTCAGGGAAGGTCGGTTTCGGGAGGATCTTTTCTTTCGTCTTAACGTCTTTCCTTTAGAGATTCCCCCCTTAAGGGAGAGAATCCAGGCCTTGCCGGTTATCATCCAGTATTTGCTCAAAGAGATAACAACGGAGCTGGGCAAGGAGATAAAAGACATAGACCCGGAGGGCCTGAAGGCCCTTAAAAACTATTCGTTTCCGGGAAACATCAGAGAACTGCGTAATATCTTGGAGCGGGCCGTTATCTTAAGTCGTGATGGGGTCCTGAGACTGAATCCCGGCCAGGGATCATTAAAAGATGATTCTTTAGAACCCGGGGAGATTCCGGCAGCCAACCTTAAAGAGATCGAACGGCGGGCCATTGAGGCC
- a CDS encoding sensor histidine kinase, with translation MSFTEPSRRTLLFLLGLLFFFTIAMGAAIYSSYRLSLRASQDLLATRAVDIAIGVEFLLHREGIDNVVLFEEILRSGRWDDLAFLALYDADGEILLHSNPNLIEEEYRDPTISKVFEERRPVSHFLRLQTGEMVFVFDLPVHLQGGTKGPYYVLRVALHTYPARWIVRQARLQGMLMGASVLITWLLGIMGYRSWLRGERLAEEMRQARHLAALGQLAAVLAHEIRNPLGSIKGFAQLMRERLGRAIFGTRPLTPEALVEMQADLATIVSEASRLEQLTRDLLTYARPSPLKPQEVDLTSLVRETVRSFTCSEVWEEKTPQLEESLEEIRTITDPEKVKQILFNLLTNALEAISPGGRIIVALRRASGHIIISVGDSGPGIDSQRAGEIFEPFFTTKAKGSGLGLAIVKRLAGVLGGQITVYRKEECTFFELSLPEMEAKEDGEGKLSHPGGGR, from the coding sequence ATGTCATTTACTGAACCTTCCAGACGCACGCTTCTTTTCCTGTTAGGGCTTCTTTTCTTCTTCACCATCGCCATGGGGGCAGCCATCTATAGCTCTTATCGTTTATCCCTGCGGGCTTCTCAGGATCTTTTGGCCACCCGGGCCGTGGATATTGCCATTGGGGTGGAGTTCCTTCTTCATCGCGAGGGTATCGATAATGTAGTCCTTTTTGAGGAGATTCTCCGCAGTGGCCGCTGGGACGATCTGGCCTTTTTGGCCCTCTATGATGCTGATGGGGAGATCCTCCTTCATTCCAACCCCAACCTTATTGAAGAGGAATACCGGGATCCGACTATTTCTAAAGTATTTGAAGAGCGACGGCCGGTAAGCCATTTTTTACGTCTTCAGACAGGTGAGATGGTTTTTGTCTTTGACCTCCCAGTTCATCTTCAGGGTGGGACTAAGGGCCCCTACTATGTCTTGCGAGTGGCCCTTCATACCTATCCGGCCCGATGGATTGTTCGTCAGGCCCGCCTTCAGGGAATGCTCATGGGGGCCTCGGTTTTAATAACCTGGCTTCTGGGGATAATGGGGTATCGTTCCTGGCTGCGGGGCGAGAGGCTGGCTGAGGAGATGAGGCAGGCCCGGCATCTGGCTGCCCTGGGGCAACTGGCGGCGGTATTGGCCCATGAGATCAGAAATCCTTTGGGAAGCATTAAGGGATTTGCCCAACTTATGAGAGAAAGACTGGGACGGGCCATTTTTGGCACTCGCCCCCTGACCCCAGAGGCCCTGGTGGAGATGCAGGCCGATCTGGCCACCATCGTCTCTGAGGCCTCAAGGCTGGAACAGCTTACCAGGGATCTTTTGACCTATGCTCGTCCTAGCCCGTTAAAGCCCCAAGAGGTGGATCTTACCTCCTTGGTCAGGGAGACGGTTCGTTCTTTTACTTGTTCGGAGGTCTGGGAGGAGAAGACTCCTCAACTTGAAGAAAGTCTGGAAGAGATTCGAACGATCACTGACCCTGAAAAAGTCAAGCAAATCCTTTTTAATCTTCTGACCAATGCCCTTGAGGCCATCTCTCCTGGGGGGAGGATTATAGTCGCTCTCCGTCGGGCCTCAGGACACATTATCATCTCTGTTGGCGACAGCGGGCCGGGGATTGACTCCCAGAGAGCAGGGGAGATTTTCGAACCCTTTTTTACCACCAAGGCCAAGGGAAGTGGCCTCGGCCTGGCTATTGTTAAAAGACTGGCCGGTGTCCTAGGGGGCCAAATTACTGTATATAGAAAGGAAGAATGCACCTTCTTTGAGCTTAGTCTGCCCGAGATGGAGGCCAAGGAGGACGGTGAAGGAAAATTATCGCATCCTGGTGGTGGACGATGA